The genome window ctgtttctgttcACAAATGATTCACGTCCGGCCAAGAGAAGAGtcaatttgtgtttttacaaaaatatgtgcAGAGCGTCCATCTAAGAGAGGCGAACGTGCgctcaaaagaaaaaatggcCGTCTAAGAGAGGTGTCCGTCTAAGAGAGTATTTGTTAAGCTAGGCATATTAAGAGAGTTTTCGCTGTACAACTTTGaatgtaaaaatttaaattatgcaaatggaaaacattctaaaattacaaaaataacaccatttggaaaaatttttaatttttggaaaGAATATAACAATTTGGCTTCTATAAATTTGGCAATAACGCTACGGTTAATGTAAAACATACATTTCATACATATGGCAAGCACATTGATTCAAGTAGACGcaagataaaaaaaatggcaCAGCATTTACTACAATAATATGGATAAGTAGACCAACAACAAGTGGTTGCCACATCTGCTTGTCTGTCCAAGCTGTGCGTCTAGCCGCTGAGTGTGTTTAAAAGTTGCATGATTCTGTTTCCCTGCTGAGTTAGAAATTTTTTTAAGGAACTAACGACAGCCGTTGCCCAAATGCGAAACTCACTGCGGGATATTCGTCTAAAACCTATCTATCCTATGTTCAATTGTCAAGCTCAAACTTTCacatattttctataaatctagaatatttttaaattgtgaacattctttatttatttttttaaatatgataaaaaaaatatattcatattttctttttggggAGTGCATATTTTTTGAGACTTAGGGTTTCAAACTCAGGGTTTGACACACGCAGTCAGAGCAAAGGACCTTCTCACGCATACACATATCCTTTTTCTGATGTTGCGCGCTCAGTTCGTTCAGCTGctatttctgttgctgtttgtatCTCATGCAGTTGATACAGTTCCCTAGCTTCCTAGCTTGCATATGTACATTCCTAGTATGTGTTTCCATTTATGCAACTGAAAACAGCCACCACCGAAGCAACCTAAAGCAACCCGAATCCCCACCTTCAACCCCCCGATGCCGACAGACTGCTTGCCACTCGCATGAATCACAATAATGCCTAACAACAGAACTGTACAATCTACTGTACTccaatatgaatttatttatgtttactGTTCTTATTCTAATGCATacatttttcaacttttataaaataaaatacatcaTTTTGGtgaaacataattttttttataaacataattttaaatagagCAAAGTGCTAACGGCTTCACTGTAAAAATTCTGTTCATTCATTATATAGTTTCGATTGTCTTAAACCTACCACTGTAAAAATGCCATTCGCATTGAAAATGTAACGATTGTATTTTAAACTATAAAGGGCGGGTGttcaaaaatgaatattttttttttagaaaaataatcaattttcTGTATTGCGTccagaaaaatataaagactTGATTCAAATggttactttaaaatatttcgaaatttattaaataattacaataataaatagagGTAGAGTTAATTTTCAGTTGATCATTTTAGCCGAAATGGTGACTAAGTCCCAATCCGCCGCCAAAGTTGGTCTGGCCACTGAAAGGACCGCTTGTCCACTTGGAGGCATTTCCAGTTAAGTCAAGGCGAGTATTGCGATCCTGGGAGGACCAGAGATTAGCACGAGTATCCAGACCCAATTGCTTGCCAATGCCGGGAATGTTGGAGTGAGTCAGACTGGCACCATGTCCATTGATGTGGGAGTAATCCAGTCCAGCTCCATTGCGCTGGAACTCAAAGCCATTGGCGAGCTTATTCTGGGAGGCGAAAACCTTGGCATCCAGGTTGTGTCTGCCATTGTTGAAGAGATTGGCATGGGCAGACTGAGTGAAGCTGTCCTGGACACCGGGAGTGTGGGTCTTGGTCAGATCGAAGCCATGTCCGTGACTGGAAGGGAATAAGTAATAATGAGTACctctatttaatatatttagtcTTCTATAAACTTACTTGTTGTAGGCCAACGATCCACCAGTGGTAACAGGACCCTTCTGAGTGTTGCCTGCAGCAAAGACTTGTCCAATCACATTGTGGTCTGGAGTTCCAATGCCCTTGCTAAGAGCCAACTTGGCATCGGCACCTCCTGCAGGATTCGAGGCCAGAGAACCGCCTAGTACCTGACGACGCACTCGAATAGGAGGCTGGGGTTGCCTTGGTGGTGGATA of Drosophila nasuta strain 15112-1781.00 chromosome 3, ASM2355853v1, whole genome shotgun sequence contains these proteins:
- the LOC132792407 gene encoding attacin-B-like, which produces MQSSSILILAVVAISACVEAMPQRFQTLPYYPPPRQPQPPIRVRRQVLGGSLASNPAGGADAKLALSKGIGTPDHNVIGQVFAAGNTQKGPVTTGGSLAYNNHGHGFDLTKTHTPGVQDSFTQSAHANLFNNGRHNLDAKVFASQNKLANGFEFQRNGAGLDYSHINGHGASLTHSNIPGIGKQLGLDTRANLWSSQDRNTRLDLTGNASKWTSGPFSGQTNFGGGLGLSHHFG